Within the Miscanthus floridulus cultivar M001 chromosome 2, ASM1932011v1, whole genome shotgun sequence genome, the region aTCCCCCCCTGGAGTCTCACCCTACCCCTCTAACGAAGTAACAACCTCACGATTTTGCAATTTCGTGCAGCGGGCACACTGCGGTGAGCATTGGCAAGTCCAAGGTGGTCGTCTTCGGCGGATTCGCCGACAAGCGCTTCCTCGCTGACGTATGCGTCTACGACGTCGGTAATCTAATCCCTCTCCAATTCTCCGATGGTTCGCTTGTTGTGGCAAATTTGCCTGCCGACCTCTGTGGGCAATTTTGCACACGCAGCAACTCATCTTAAGGGTTATTAGATTGAGGGACGTAGATGGCATTTACATGCTTGCGATTTTTATGGATGGAGCATATGCGTTGGAACTTTGGAAGGAAGAAAGAGCTTGTCCTTACAAACTTCTGAATTCAACTTATGTTGCAGAGAATAAGCTGTGGTACACACCTGAGTGCACTGGTAATGGGTCGGATGGGCAGGCCGGCCCAAGCCCAAGGGCTTTTCACATAGCTGTTGTCATTGACTGCAACATGTTCATCTTTGGTGGCCGTTCTGGGGGCAAGCGGTATGCGGTCCACATAGCTTATCTAGCAGAATTTGGAAGCTTAGCATAAATAGTTTCCTATATGTTACTAACGATGTGGTCTTTATCTTACAGCTTAGGTGATTTCTGGATGCTAGACACCAGTAAGCCTCTATGTTTCATCAAATTGTCAAGATCCCCTTCTCTGGTTCTGTGTACACTTATTCTAGGGGTTGCTGCTACATTCATGATACTGATGTACATTCAGACTTATGGCAATGGTCGGAGATGATTGGCTTTTGTGATTTGCCGTCACCACGAGAGTTTGCTGCTGCTTCAGCCATAGGAAACAGAAAGATTGTTATGTAAGCATTATTTGATATGCACACCCCTGTCGTACGTTCTGTTTTTTTTTAGAATTGACGCTCACAACACGCaggcacactcacccctatgaacacacgcacgcaaaccctacccctatgtgcacctccgaaggactgagccggcagatctcgagattcacgaagtcaccacaggcgcctcgctgtcgacggggacgtcgcctaccactgaaagcatagtgtcgttaaaaagggcgtacccagtgcagagagctcccgctctgtgcggggtctggggaagggtgtcagtggcaagccttaccctcgcatgtgcaatgcgaggagaccgcgactcgaacccgggaccttccggtcacaggcggtaagactctaccgcttgcaccaggcccgcccttcaagcaTAGTGTCGTTAAATCCTGGAATGAATCTAGGAAAATGCGAGCACCCatgccaagtcgaggacttgaacccgggtgggcaggttccaccacaaggagcctaaccaactgatctatgatcagttTTGAAGAACATTCTATCTTTATTCAGGTATGGTGGATGGGATGGCAAAAAGTGGCTTTCAGATGTATACATCATGGACACAAGTAAGCAAACTGCTTCTTTATCCAATCACTGCATTTTTTCTTGAAGATGGCAAGGAAAATGTAGAGCGCTGATTTCTTGCATTCTCTATTGTATAGTGTCACTGGAGTGGACAGAATTAGCTGTTACTGGATCTGTTCCTCCTCCAAGATGTGGGCATTCCGCAACCATGATTGAGAAGAGACTGCTTATATTTGGAGGCAGAGGTGATTGTTATTTCTTGATTTTATTTGTGGGTTTCTCAAAGATTGTGTTTTATGATTCCTTTTGTGAAAGTAAATTTTGTTgattgttttaatttttttttggaaatctAAAAGCACTAACTAATTATTTTCATAATTGTCTTGTGGAAACCAAGTTATTTTCCTTGTGAGAATTTGTAGTGTGAATGTGTTATGACGGTTTCTACTTTCTAATGACTGGTCAGTTAATTCGTAATCTTTTGGCCATCAACACCCACATTTCCAATCACTTCAAATCTTCTTTGCCACAGGTGGAGCAGGGCCAATAATGGGTGATTTATGGGCTTTAAAGGGTATTACTGAAGAAGGTATCTCCTATTTATTCATATAAAATCTGTTTGAGTTAAAGGAAAGATGCATCCTAAGCCCCATAGTGCTACGTGCAACATATGCGTGGTCAGTTGATGATGGCGCCAGTCGAACTAACAGTGCACGTTGAAATAGCCTATTTGAATGATTGTGGATCATGAATTCATGATCAGATGTGGTTTGATgcctttaaaaaaaatatattgtAATACTTAAGACAATCCATGGTACATACCCTGCATCTTTCTTGTCCTGTTTGATTGTTCATGCCTTATTGGAAGTCATGTAGTTTAAGATGGCCCATCAGTATTATTTAACCTCTGAGGACAACTAAAATCACCCATTctatttgatatatgttaatacTAGTTGAAAAGTATTATTGTCAACTTTCTTCTGATTTAACTATCTAGCTCATCATTCATTTGTATTTTAGTTCAGTTAGTCAGAACCTAATTTTGTCTACTTTGGAAGACAATGAGACGCCAGGTTGGACACAGTTGAAACTTCCAGGGCAATCTCCCTCACCACGATGCGGTCATTCAGTAACATCTGGTGGACCTTATGTATGTAATTTGATCCCGCCATACTTGCATTTCTTTTTTTGGTCTCTCAGTGCACTAGTATGAAGTATTCAGTAGCTGGTATCTCATATATCATAGTATTTGTAAACTTGGGCCCCATTGGATGTCCATACTAGATATTAACTAATTATCATTGCTATATTGTACAAACCATATGCACCATTGATGTATATTTAGAACTCATTTATGCATTTTGATCTACTATGGACCAGTAGGCACTTTGTTTGAGTCCCAACCCTCTTCCCGATGAGGCCAGGGGTCTATTTCCTGCTATGATCAATGCAATGACAGATAGGCTCCTGGGTATGCCTTCGGTGACAATGCTAAAAATATTTGTGTTCTGCAGAGTTTCATCCTTAGTTTTAAGATCTGAGGTATCAGTATGTGCAACACATCATTTATTAACTTAGGTTGGTGATGGAAGTAAATTTTAGACAGCTTTAGCAGAGTTTCTTTGTCATTAACTACATAAATGAAAGGGTGTAATCATTTATTTAAAAAATAATTGTCTTTATTGTGTACTGGGAGTCTTTGCAGCCTCAAACTGTTCACTATTCAGGTCTCGAGTTAATCAGCTAGATTATGTTGAATTTCTTCTAAAATTTTTCCATTTAAAGGTCTTGATTGCATGATCGGTTAACTGAAGATGTATAGATCTTTCTTGTCAGCTCTTGCTGTTTGGAGGACATGGAACTGGCGGTTGGCTAAGTAGATATGATGTGTACTACAATGAATGCATTATTTTAGACAGGGGTAAGATGTGATTCTAATTCCTTTTTTTATTTGCATAGGGATTTACTGAATTGGAATGTGTGTCTTTCTTGTGGGTGTAATGCTGCATCTTTTAAAAGGTTTTTTGTTTAAGTCCAACAGTTTTTATTTCTTCAGTACAAAAAATGTTTCCCTGCTATTAACATAAGATGTGGTTCCACAAGTAAACTTGTATGACTAACCTTAAGAAGGAAATTGTGATGCTGGCTGATTCTGTGCTGCTTGGGGCATGTTTGTGGTTGCTTTACACTGAGTTGTGCAATATAATTAGTTGATAGAGTCTTTAGCGAACCAGTAAGATTCTTCCAAAAGTAACTGCTATATCCTATAAATGTAATTGCTTTTAAAAAGCCTTGTCAGGCCTATGCAAACCCATTTTTCTCGTGATTAAGATTATGTAGTGTCAACTATGGATCACATACTAATGGCAATCAAGAACACTACCAAAGTTAGTATGTCTTAACTTAATGCACCTTACGTAAGTCTGATTACATACTTACACTAACCTAGAAGACTAGAAAAGCTAGTTCTGTAGATATGGCTTAAGCAGTCATCATTGATCAAGATATAAAATAAATGTCAGATAAGTCTGTGCATTCATTGCTTGGGTTATCTTTGTAGGTAGTTGGAAGGTGTTAAATATGATTGTCAACCACATCCATTATAACCAGCGTtggaattagttgatgatgcagCTAGTAGGTATATTATACTTGCTGCACATAATATAGCCTCAGAAGGCCAATCTTGTAACTCCGACTGATCTTACCACTGTCAACTCAATGGCGACTAACTAGGTTATTGTGGATATACTGAACACAATGCTGACAGCTAGTACCATCTCCATGATTCATTGCTTTTGTTTTAATGCTGACCTACCTTTCATGCCACTTACTCAATCAGCACATGTATCTTTGTTGGCTGATACTTCAATCCTTGACAGTGTCTGTTCAATGGAAGCGCCTACCAACAAGCAATCAACCACCTCCTCCTCGGGCATATCATTCCATGACTTCCATAGGGTCTCGATTTTTATTTGGTGGCTTTGATGGAAAGAATACGTTTGGTGATTTGTGGTGGCTTGTTCCTGAAGGTATAGTCATCTCATGCTTATCTGAAAAGGAACACTTCATTCCTATATGCTTGGTATCTTGAAGGCTGCGTAGAGTGTACTGGGATATAAAACTCTGCACATAAATTCTTCAATTCATAGTTCTGCAGTCGTACCCTTTAAACTTCCATGCATGGTTCAGTAGTGACAAGTGAGGAGTTTTGTTAATTTCCAAGATCACAAGAAAAAGGAACT harbors:
- the LOC136514099 gene encoding protein GLUTELIN PRECURSOR ACCUMULATION 3-like isoform X1; translated protein: MQQLQPKQMHWVRADSSDFGGDRPAPRSGHTAVSIGKSKVVVFGGFADKRFLADVCVYDVENKLWYTPECTGNGSDGQAGPSPRAFHIAVVIDCNMFIFGGRSGGKRLGDFWMLDTNLWQWSEMIGFCDLPSPREFAAASAIGNRKIVMYGGWDGKKWLSDVYIMDTMSLEWTELAVTGSVPPPRCGHSATMIEKRLLIFGGRGGAGPIMGDLWALKGITEEDNETPGWTQLKLPGQSPSPRCGHSVTSGGPYLLLFGGHGTGGWLSRYDVYYNECIILDRVSVQWKRLPTSNQPPPPRAYHSMTSIGSRFLFGGFDGKNTFGDLWWLVPEDDPIAKRDLAPNIDSNIKPSAVIGDNQQSNLKESQALENPITELAKRLGIPLSEEVSASFVDEANDKELVELSSRLAGQSLPASDQVASIQVLRDHWKSSPASSLQLQELGPLLRDYQRLVLRRYSGNPLPVFREMEALRFFHLKSVSQLRMDDIPVLLSEYGRLFST
- the LOC136514099 gene encoding protein GLUTELIN PRECURSOR ACCUMULATION 3-like isoform X2, which codes for MRLRQNKLWYTPECTGNGSDGQAGPSPRAFHIAVVIDCNMFIFGGRSGGKRLGDFWMLDTNLWQWSEMIGFCDLPSPREFAAASAIGNRKIVMYGGWDGKKWLSDVYIMDTMSLEWTELAVTGSVPPPRCGHSATMIEKRLLIFGGRGGAGPIMGDLWALKGITEEDNETPGWTQLKLPGQSPSPRCGHSVTSGGPYLLLFGGHGTGGWLSRYDVYYNECIILDRVSVQWKRLPTSNQPPPPRAYHSMTSIGSRFLFGGFDGKNTFGDLWWLVPEDDPIAKRDLAPNIDSNIKPSAVIGDNQQSNLKESQALENPITELAKRLGIPLSEEVSASFVDEANDKELVELSSRLAGQSLPASDQVASIQVLRDHWKSSPASSLQLQELGPLLRDYQRLVLRRYSGNPLPVFREMEALRFFHLKSVSQLRMDDIPVLLSEYGRLFST